From Daphnia pulicaria isolate SC F1-1A chromosome 4, SC_F0-13Bv2, whole genome shotgun sequence, one genomic window encodes:
- the LOC124335735 gene encoding histone H3-like centromeric protein cnp1: MARLKKSNAGACASNLPITRSQTVVSRASIVGAKAKTPAQAPPKSSSFRDSAGKKRYRPGSKALKEIRHYQRGTGLLIPRSPFTRVIKQISEELTGNSAFRFTSEALECLQVASEAMVIQLFEDSVWTMVNAKRLTLMVQDIQLVRRIRGNL, translated from the exons atggctaGATTGAAAAAATCTAATGCTGGCGCATGTGCATCAAACCTTCCGATTACAAGGTCACAAACTGTGGTGTCTAGAGCTTCGATTGTGGGGGCTAAAGCTAAAACCCCGGCGCAAGCTCCGCCGAAATCTTCGAGTTTTCGTGACTCTGCTGGCAAGAAACGTTACAGGCCAGGATCGAAAGCTCTCAAAGAGATTCGTCATTATCAAAGAG GGACGGGGTTATTAATTCCACGATCGCCTTTTACGCGAGTCATTAAACAGATCAGCGAAGAATTGACGGGGAACTCTGCGTTTCG GTTTACGAGCGAGGCGCTGGAATGCCTGCAAGTGGCATCCGAAGCCATGGTGATTCAGTTATTCGAAGATTCAGTGTGGACCATGGTCAACGCCAAACGGCTGACTCTAATG gtGCAGGACATTCAGCTGGTCAGGCGCATTCGCGGAAATCTTTAA
- the LOC124335733 gene encoding A-kinase anchor protein 17A-like gives MTSIFPCEDWRDAVVINTSQNLYLKPLACVSISVQLPADMLKTAGKSVSTLEIMDRIKTAAKPDEIIGMKVLKSTLQYVRFEAHLDSRHQIAGVLHRLDRGILRLNGFPEPLKMRACESKLIYPSRHDWDTYFQQSKNMNELKPGERPDTVHISLLPCQWFMVPQSRVSSGLETNCFKMKPSESMLRAVFEVFGPLRTVDIPMLDPYRPKMVSNPPNTFAFGQDGLFEAFIQYQEYVGFLKCMTAFRGMKLLYKEGNRAWTALVQVDFDRTRHQSERSLKFRRIARERLIQEEIDKERADKVRRELENLKHEESRRQQTEERLKEEEESARKRKAEEEARVVLEERKLVLVQRRLESLRLLDAVFERVKAALEEKERRKKDLSRKKDKSLKKDKEARRQLKLEEEERNLRAKLLKKYQQVGQEQLEEQRERVRHMLQTSAVKLKSTVNVMSEPKIADKVAPFQAQIQENLLHVTDRANNGHFVRQDPLMNQPMSQRSIPVQPIDFRKEYDEQHVNQQNHHHRHSSFNRKRYPPQESFHSAPRQNQNRGDWKRSRFDNGKANWVSQLDQELWDGPNVDNQRQNGRGGYRRGGRGGEFHARRTRDFPPTKERYTMKSESRFSAPSSSMSGENTMEPALAVERLT, from the exons ATGACATCTATATTTCCCTGTGAAGACTGGAGGGATGCCGTCGTCATCAACACATCTCAGAATTTGTATTTGAAACCACTTGCTTGTGTTAGCATTTCGGTCCAGTTGCCAGCCGACATGCTAAAAACCGCGGGGAAATCCGTCTCCACTTTGGAAATAATGGATAGAATCAAAACGGCCGCAAAACCCGATGAAATCATTGGGATGAAA GTATTGAAAAGCACGCTGCAATATGTGCGATTTGAAGCTCACCTTGACAGTAGACATCAG ATAGCAGGAGTTCTTCACCGGCTTGACAGAGGCATCCTAAGATTGAACGGCTTTCCGGAACCACTGAAAATGAGAGCTTGTGAATCCAAACTAATCTACCCATCAAGACATGACTGGGACACATACTTTCAACAAAGCAAAAATATGAATGAGCTCAAACCAGGAGAACGGCCCGATACTGTTCACATCAGTCTGCTGCCATGCCAATGGTTTATGGTCCCTCAGTCAAGAGTTTCAAGCGG ATTGGAGACAAACTGTTTCAAGATGAAGCCAAGTGAATCTATGCTCAGGGCTGTTTTTGAAGTGTTTGGACCTCTTCGCACTGTTGACATTCCCATGTTGGACCCATACAGGCCAAAAATGGTTTCTAATCCCCCAAATACTTTTGCATTCGGACAAGATGGACTATTTGAAGCATTCATTCAGTACCAGGAGTATGTTGGATTTCTTAAATGTATGACTGCCTTCAGAGGCATGAAACTACTTTACAAAGAAGGGAACAGAGCTTGGACAGCTCTTGTACAG GTTGACTTTGATCGCACTCGACACCAAAGCGAAAGATCTCTAAAATTCCGGAGGATTGCCAGGGAAAGATTAATCCAGGAAGAAATTGACAAAGAGAGGGCCGACAAAGTTCGAAGGGAACTGGAAAATCTCAAACACGAAGAAAGCAG ACGTCAACAGACAGAAGAACGACTGAAAGAGGAAGAGGAGTCCGCCAGAAAGAGAAAGGCTGAAGAGGAGGCCAGGGTCGTGCTCGAGGAGCGCAAGTTGGTGCTTGTCCAAAGAAGGCTGGAGAGTTTACGGTTACTGGACGCGGTTTTCGAGCGGGTTAAG GCTGCActtgaagagaaagaaaggcgCAAAAAAGACCTTTCCAGGAAGAAAGATAAGTCTTTAAAGAAG gaCAAGGAGGCTAGACGTCAATTGaagctggaagaagaagagcgaaaTTTGCGCGCCAAACTACTTAAGAAATACCAGCAGGTTGGGCAGGAGCAACTTGAGGAACAGAGGGAGAGAGTGCGGCACATGCTTCAAACTTCGGCCGTCAAATTGAAAAGTACCGTCAATGTCATGTCTGAGCCCAAAATTGCTGATAAAGTTGCTCCATTTCAAGCGcaaattcaagaaaatctACTTCATGTAACTGATAG GGCGAATAACGGGCATTTCGTCAGACAAGATCCTTTGATGAATCAACCCATGTCTCAACGCTCAATTCCGGTGCAGCCCATTGATTTTAGGAAAGAATATGACGAACAACACGTCAATCAGcaaaaccaccaccaccgacatTCATCCTTCAACAGGAAACGATATCCACCTCAGGAGTCGTTCCATTCAGCTCCACGCCAAAATCAGAATCGAGGTGATTGGAAACGGAGTCGGTTCGACAACGGTAAAGCGAATTGGGTTTCCCAACTGGATCAAGAGTTGTGGGATGGACCCAACGTAGACAACCAACGGCAAAATGGACGCGGAGGGTACCGAAGAGGAGGTCGAGGTGGAGAATTCCACGCCCGCAGAACACGCGATTTCCCGCCGACGAAAGAAAGATACACAATGAAATcggaaagtagattttcagcTCCTAGTAGCTCAATGTCCGGTGAGAATACGATGGAACCTGCACTAGCCGTTGAGCGACTtacttga
- the LOC124335734 gene encoding zinc metalloproteinase nas-13-like: MFFLTAFCLVLHCTVPLITWAKPLDKTNEIEFASLESTDSELNLFEGDIAGINGLDVLAGQEPRNAIVYENLLWPNGIVYYSIADNYTAVELDIIAQAINEYETKSCIRFVPRTDQPDYVYIEKTGAGCYSYIGRIGVAQTVSLDSGCLSGGLPGTAIHELLHALGFFHEQSRTDRDDYVIINYSNIQPGTEANFLSYGPDVIQYLGASYDYGSVMHYGAYSFGIDPSIPTIITRQPGVEIGQRRGFSEVDLFKLNALYKCNVA, from the exons ATGTTCTTTCTAACTGCCTTTTGTTTGGTGCTCCATTGCACGGTGCCTTTGATAACATGGGCGAAACCTCTGG ataaaacaaatgaaatagaatTTGCCTCGCTAGAATCGACGGATTCCGAACTCAACTTATTCGAAGGAGACATTGCCGGCATTAATGGCCTTGATGTATTAGCTGGCCAAGAG CCAAGGAATGCCATAGTGTACGAAAATCTACTTTGGCCCAACGGCATAGTCTATTACAGCATAGCGGACAACTACA CTGCCGTTGAACTCGACATAATTGCTCAAGCGATAAACGAGTACGAGACGAAAAGTTGCATCAGATTTGTACCACGAACGGACCAGCCGGACTATGTTTACATCGAGAAAACTGGCGCCGG ATGTTACAGTTATATCGGCCGAATTGGTGTGGCACAGACGGTCTCACTGGACAGCGGCTGCTTAAGCGGTGGGCTTCCAGGTACTGCCATACACGAGCTATTGCATGCCTTGGGTTTCTTTCACGAACAGAGCCGCACTGATCGTGATGATTACGTTATCATCAACTACTCCAACATTCAACCTG GTACTGAAGCGAATTTCCTTTCTTATGGTCCTGACGTTATTCAATATCTGGGAGCCTCATACGATTACG GTTCCGTTATGCATTATGGAGCTTACAGCTTTGGTATTGATCCCAGTATTCCGACCATCATTACTCGACAGCCGGGTGTTGAAATCGGGCAGAGAAGAGGATTCAGTGAa GTGGACTTATTCAAACTGAACGCCCTTTACAAATGCAATGTGGCCTAA
- the LOC124335866 gene encoding hatching enzyme 1.2-like codes for MQTRLATFALLLSLAVTLGWAGPIGKALVERDPEYNPDLFEGDIMGVLPGDQPRNAVRDPDLLWPNGVVYYTVGLGFSAEERATLDEAFALYEANTCITFVERTNQRDYVSVQKTGGGCYSYVGRIGGAQTLSLDASCFRCTATGCKTGTPQHEFLHALGFHHEQSRSDRDDYVTINYDNIQPGKENNFKSYSQSEIQHLGAPYDYGSVLHYSAYAFAVDPSIPTIIVPDGVSIGQREGFSEVDIFEVNTLYECAAKNQKK; via the exons ATGCAGACACGTCTAGCCACAttcgctcttcttctttctttggcAGTCACCCTAGGATGGGCTGGCCCTATag GAAAGGCCCTTGTCGAAAGGGATCCGGAGTACAACCCGGACCTGTTTGAGGGAGACATTATGGGTGTGTTACCTGGAGACCAG CCGAGGAACGCAGTTCGTGATCCCGATTTGCTTTGGCCCAACGGTGTTGTCTACTACACCGTCGGCTTGGGATTCA GTGCCGAAGAACGTGCAACTCTTGACGAGGCCTTCGCTCTCTACGAAGCCAACACCTGCATCACTTTTGTAGAGCGTACGAACCAGAGAGATTACGTCTCCGTTCAAAAGACTGGTGGCGG GTGCTACAGCTACGTCGGTAGGATCGGTGGAGCTCAGACTCTCTCACTAGACGCAAGTTGTTTCCGTTGCACAGCCACCGGATGCAAAACGGGAACACCGCAACACGAATTCTTACACGCCCTTGGATTTCATCACGAGCAAAGCCGGTCGGATCGTGATGATTACGTAACTATAAACTACGACAACATTCAGCCTG GCAAGGAAAACAACTTCAAGAGTTATAGCCAATCGGAGATCCAACATTTGGGAGCTCCATATGACTATG GATCCGTGTTGCACTACTCAGCATACGCTTTCGCCGTTGATCCCAGCATTCCGACTATTATTGTACCGGACGGCGTCTCCATTGGACAGAGAGAAGGATTTAGCGAG gTTGATATATTCGAAGTGAACACCTTGTACGAATGCGCTGCTAAAAACCAG AAAAAATAG
- the LOC124335868 gene encoding cuticle protein 18.7-like yields the protein MNNSVASVICFILIAVCTVSAQYPTGWNYSPLLSYPYTAKHLAEARTSHVSARAKRNVEDTPEVKAATIEHYRAYNAAAAANGVIANLLPARYSSVPWTWKVPQQVQETPEVAAARQAHTAAHAFATASAVAQPQPILLANQNLANSVASATNGLILGLPSFFPQVNWGAPAQFVQDTPEVLEAKLAFFRAFYEAFFRSS from the exons ATGAATAACTCA GTGGCTTCTGTCATATGTTTTATCTTGATAGCAGTCTGTACTGTCTCTGCTCAGTATCCGACCGGTTGGAACTACAGCCCCTTGCTTTCTTATCCCTACACTGCAAAACATTTAGCCGAAGCTCGCACTTCTCATGTCAGCGCCCGAGCCAAACGTAACGTCGAGGACACACCGGAAGTAAAGGCCGCGACAATTGAACATTATCGTGCGTACAATGCCGCAGCTGCCGCAAACGGAGTGATTGCCAACCTACTGCCTGCCCGGTATTCCTCGGTGCCCTGGACCTGGAAAGTTCCTCAACAAGTTCAAGAGACTCCCGAAGTAGCCGCTGCCCGCCAAGCTCATACTGCCGCTCACGCTTTTGCTACCGCCAGTGCTGTTGCTCAGCCGCAGCCTATTCTTCTCGCCAATCAAAATCTGGCGAACTCGGTGGCTTCGGCTACAAACGGACTCATATTGGGTCTACCCAGTTTCTTTCCCCAAGTTAACTGGGGTGCTCCGGCGCAGTTCGTTCAGGACACTCCCGAAGTTCTCGAAGCTAAGCTGGCCTTCTTCCGCGCTTTCTACGAGGCATTTTTTCGGTCTAGTTAA
- the LOC124335867 gene encoding hatching enzyme 1.2-like, whose translation MLRLTSFVLLCFAVTLGWATPIGKALGERDPEYNLDLFEGDIMGVAPGEQPRSAVVDPTLLWPNGIVYYTVDEPAFTAQELATLMEAFAIYEANSCIRFVQRTTEEYYVSVEKTGGGCYSYIGRRPRILQPQTLSLDAGCFRCTVSGCKPGTPQHEFLHALGFYHEQSRTDRDDYVTINYDNIQPGYENNFQSYGTDVITDQGFPYDYGSVMHYSAYAFAVDPSIPTIIVPDGVSIGQRDGFSELDLAELNKLYGCAAKK comes from the exons ATGCTGCGTCTGACTTCCTTCGTTCTCCTCTGCTTTGCAGTTACCTTGGGATGGGCCACTCCTAttg GTAAGGCCCTAGGAGAAAGAGATCCGGAGTACAATTTGGACCTGTTTGAAGGAGACATCATGGGTGTTGCCCCAGGGGAACAA CCAAGGAGTGCCGTCGTTGATCCCACTTTGCTCTGGCCTAATGGCATTGTTTATTACACCGTAGATGAGCCCGCATTTA CTGCGCAAGAGCTAGCCACCCTTATGGAAGCCTTTGCCATTTATGAAGCAAATTCTTGCATCAGATTTGTCCAGCGTACAACCGAAGAATATTATGTCTCCGTTGAAAAGACTGGTGGCGG ATGCTACAGCTACATTGGTAGACGGCCAAGAATTTTGCAGCCACAGACTTTGTCTCTCGACGCAGGCTGCTTCCGTTGCACAGTCTCCGGATGCAAACCAGGAACACCGCAACATGAATTTTTACACGCCCTTGGTTTCTATCACGAGCAGAGCAGGACGGATCGTGATGATTACGTTACTATCAACTACGACAACATTCAGCCTG GTTATGAAAACAATTTCCAAAGCTACGGCACAGACGTAATCACAGATCAAGGATTTCCTTACGATTACG GATCTGTCATGCACTACTCAGCGTACGCTTTTGCTGTTGATCCTTCCATTCCAACAATTATCGTACCCGACGGAGTTTCAATTGGTCAGCGAGATGGATTTAGTGAA cttGATTTGGCCGAGCTTAATAAACTGTATGGGTGTGCTGCCAAGAAATAA